A DNA window from Patagioenas fasciata isolate bPatFas1 chromosome 1, bPatFas1.hap1, whole genome shotgun sequence contains the following coding sequences:
- the DDIAS gene encoding DNA damage-induced apoptosis suppressor protein — protein MNSVRGLLAASVISIQNSCFIYPACQKCFSRLILDSRRFKCLKCGRTGEAKDASYRYRLSLKIADTNDLFDIVVFGSCLDPFFGVTAENLQRCIQDFNQQSGETNTDVSPGALVQAVEACFIGKRFIFGLKGCAREDGGRSAASSILQNCSRINRSAKNLTACQIFLPNTAVAGFTVISYFHRLLQLAKFRSCSNSSYLPDTSSAPIDEPVSELSSLSGLSRNSCSVKSSGRESFLSSWQRSFSLTSSVAWVTAEDFPAVEVGKLVSEQHEQEGRPLAVEPCSVSPNNRTLWDSRFCSSSAKEGNKEECNDFSSQPGWTDGISVTDKLERVSSAKPECSHGNSSRLLQHPLEFGVKSIYTKTNSGDYSYPEKSHDSLFHKRDASASNHVHVAEVSQTDSLLWDELPFSESLNEFLARIEDGKSVVTSASRDAGKRVPHESSELVVNLNKLYPRQTSVADDLQEASVSGEFLPPAGNDSWENVSFACLWLKTNPPSDEVSQYESSCSVLSSDGKECGATCVIPNPHLPVLSQSLQLTSEPLVSESRCVQPKAANIDISKSAWSFLSLQRADEHGEASCLERSKAGVSVHSVQDSCSAGGENKENSLSTPNQITDLTLTGAWDSDPAAPNNTRRICKRELKPLTDLSENTLKSVSRREMLWNDSFPEGSYNASADLFDPSARQVAKPIEFLNKSCDSLIQEDALTEKVTAPELVLYPGGVPCTHSKRSSSLHQSSPAFCKHSTPVTYSFCDSECSSVNAPDFVPYSQSTPMRKPLCKLWPIGERSSFVTVFTPKNPTKIHSKCKRSRSPFQNTLLQQLTGRLVKRERPSNRENKEINSSVSQRFLYSQLPANSEEWVPPSANKRLKLAPSLTLKTGSWAADLPSTCGHTGRYPVSESKETNENGICSKNERLNLGKAARASTTPVSAGVTEAWCLNNTILGTCSPSEGKNCLSSANSPQGILEGATGWSPELFFRAQSPFSNKPKY, from the exons ATGAATAGTGTGAGAGGACTCTTGGCTGCCTCTGTAATTTCCATCCAGAACTCCTGCTTTATCTATCCTGCCTGTCAAAAATGCTTTTCTAGGCTGATACTGGATTCTAGGAG GTTTAAGTGTCTAAAATGTGGCCGCACAGGTGAAGCTAAAGATGCAAGCTACAGATATAGATTGTCTCTAAAGATTGCTGACACCAATGATTTGTTTGACATTGTCGTGTTTGGAAGTTGCTTAGATCCATTCTTTGGGGTCACCGCAGAAAATCTGCAGAG ATGTATTCAAGACTTCAATCAGCAGTCAGGAGAAACGAACACAGATGTATCTCCAGGAGCATTAGTTCAAGCAGTGGAAGCCTGTTTCATTGGGAAAAGATTTATATTTGGACTGAAG GGTTGTGCAAGGGAAGATGGAGGGCGttctgctgccagcagcatcTTGCAAAACTGTTCCAGAATTAATAGAAGTGCGAAAAACCTTACAGCTTGCCAGATCTTCCTGCCAAACACTGCTGTTGCTGGCTTTACTGTTATCAGCTACTTCCATCGGCTCCTGCAGTTGGCAAAATTCAGGAGCTGTAGTAACAGCTCGTACTTACCTGATACATCTTCAGCTCCAATAGATGAACCTGTCAGTGAGCTCAGCAGCTTGTCCGGCCTGAGCAGAAACTCCTGTTCTGTGAAGTCGAGTGGCAGAGAAAGTTTTTTAAGCTCCTGGCAGCGATCCTTCAGCCTGACTTCATCTGTTGCTTGGGTAACAGCAGAAGACTTTCCCGCTGTGGAAGTGGGAAAgctggtgagtgagcagcatgaaCAAGAGGGGAGGCCCCTCGCTGTAGAACCATGCAGTGTAAGCCCCAACAATCGAACTCTTTGGGATTCGCGGTTTTGCAGCTCTTCTGCAAAGGAAGGGAATAAAGAGGAGTGTAATGATTTTAGTTCACAGCCTGGTTGGACTGATGGTATCTCTGTAACTGATAAATTAGAGAGAGTCTCTTCTGCAAAACCTGAGTGTTCACATGGAAACAGTTCCAGGTTGTTACAACATCCCTTGGAATTTGGGGTAAAAAGCATTTACACAAAGACTAATAGTGGAGATTATTCTTACCCAGAGAAATCCCACGACTCCCTTTTTCACAAGAGAGATGCCTCAGCTTCTAATCACGTACATGTAGCTGAAGTGTCTCAGACAGACTCTCTGCTTTGGGATGAGCTCCCATTCTCAGAAAGCCTAAATGAATTTTTAGCAAGAATAGAAGATGGCAAGAGTGTTGTAACCTCAGCCAGCCGTGATGCTGGCAAACGTGTTCCTCATGAAAGTAGCGAGCTGGTTGTAAATCTTAACAAATTATATCCCAGGCAGACCTCAGTAGCTGATGATTTGCAGGAAGCAAGTGTCTCAGGGGAGTTCTTGCCGCCAGCAGGGAATGATAGTTGGGAGAACGTATCGTTTGCTTGTCTTTGGTTGAAAACAAATCCTCCAAGTGATGAGGTGTCACAGTATGAGTCTTCCTGTAGTGTTTTGTCTTCAGATGGCAAGGAATGCGGAGCAACTTGTGTTATACCTAACCCTCATCTACCTGTTCTGTCACAGTCCTTGCAACTTACATCAGAGCCTTTGGTTTCTGAGAGCAGGTGTGTGCAGCCCAAAGCAGCAAATATTGACATTTCAAAGTCAGCTTGGTCTTTTCTTAGTCTGCAGCGTGCTGATGAACATGGAGAAGCCTCCTGTTTAGAAAGGAGCAAGGCAGGTGTCAGTGTGCATTCTGTACAGGATAGTTGTTCAGCTGGTGGTGAAAATAAAGAGAATTCTCTTTCTACACCAAACCAAATAACAGATCTTACACTCACAGGGGCGTGGGACTCTGATCCAGCAGCTCCCAACAATACAAGAAGGATATGTAAAAGAGAATTAAAACCATTGACAGACTTGTCAGAAAACACCCTCAAAAGTGTGAGTAGGAGGGAGATGTTGTGGAACGACAGCTTCCCTGAAGGCAGCTACAATGCTTCTGCTGATCTCTTTGATCCAAGTGCAAGACAGGTAGCAAAACCTATAGAATTCTTAAATAAATCATGTGATTCTTTAATACAGGAAGATGCTTTGACAGAAAAGGTCACAGCTCCTGAATTGGTGCTTTACCCTGGAGGTGTTCCCTGTACCCATTCAAAACGGAGCTCATCCCTACATCAGTCCTCTCCTGCTTTTTGTAAGCACAGTACACCAGTAACTTACTCCTTTTGCGATTCAGAATGCAGTTCAGTTAACGCTCCAGACTTTGTTCCTTATTCACAGTCAACTCCTATGAGAAAACCTCTCTGCAAACTGTGGCCTATTGGGGAAAGAAGCTCTTTTGTTACTGTCTTCACCCCTAAAAATCCCACGAAAATCCATTCCAAATGCAAGCGATCCAGGTCTCCCTTTCAGAACACTCTCTTGCAGCAGCTTACCGGCAGGTTAGTGAAACGTGAAAGGCCAAGTaacagggaaaacaaagaaattaatAGCTCTGTTTCACAGCGATTCCTTTACAGCCAACTGCCGGCCAACTCCGAGGAGTGGGTCCCTCCATCTGCAAACAAAAGGTTGAAGCTGGCTCCATCTTTAACCTTAAAAACAGGTAGCTGGGCTGCTGACTTGCCATCGACCTGTGGGCATACTGGCAGGTACCCTGTTTCTGAAAGCAAAGAGACCAATGAAAATGGTATTTGCTCCAAAAATGAGAGATTAAACCTTGGTAAGGCAGCCAGGGCATCAACAACTCCTGTGTCTGCAGGTGTCACCGAGGCCTGGTGTTTAAACAATACAATCCTAGGAACTTGTTCCCCTTCAGAAGGCAAGAATTGCCTCTCCAGTGCAAATTCTCCCCAGGGAATATTGGAAGGGGCAACTGGCTGGTCTCCTGAGTTGTTCTTCCGAGCACAGAGCCCTTTTTCCAATAAACCAAAGtactaa